The following proteins are encoded in a genomic region of Nonomuraea muscovyensis:
- a CDS encoding SAM-dependent methyltransferase: MSELERVPPGVNPTVPSSARVYDYLLGGKDNLAVDRAVADRLLAVAPDTRLVARANRLFLTRAVRHLARQGIRQFLDLGTGIPTSPSVHEVAREVNPSCRVVYVDYDPVVTLHAQVLLAGAPGVAGIQADLRQPDAVLSDPHVTGLIDFDQPLAVIMVGCLHFVSDDEDPGGIVAAFRKWMAPGSHLVVSHTMAESSPEAIAQLTRATAGTPAQATFRTHERVLRLFEGFELVGPGLVPVHEWTAGDESEPAIPLLEGRPALLVEGGVGRLSANGG, encoded by the coding sequence GTGTCCGAGTTGGAGCGCGTGCCTCCTGGCGTCAACCCCACCGTGCCGAGCTCCGCCCGAGTCTACGACTACCTGCTCGGCGGCAAGGACAACCTCGCGGTGGACCGCGCGGTCGCCGACCGGCTCCTGGCGGTCGCGCCGGACACCCGGCTCGTCGCCCGGGCCAACCGCCTCTTCCTGACCCGGGCCGTACGCCACCTGGCCCGGCAGGGCATCCGGCAGTTCCTCGACCTGGGCACCGGCATCCCCACCTCGCCCAGCGTGCACGAGGTCGCCCGCGAGGTGAACCCCTCCTGCCGTGTCGTCTACGTCGACTACGACCCCGTCGTCACACTGCACGCCCAGGTGCTGCTCGCCGGGGCGCCGGGCGTCGCCGGCATCCAGGCCGACCTGCGCCAGCCCGACGCCGTCCTGAGCGACCCGCACGTCACGGGCCTGATCGACTTCGACCAGCCACTCGCCGTGATCATGGTCGGCTGCCTGCACTTCGTGTCCGACGACGAGGACCCCGGCGGCATCGTCGCGGCCTTTCGCAAGTGGATGGCGCCGGGCAGCCACCTGGTCGTCTCCCACACCATGGCGGAGAGCAGTCCCGAGGCGATCGCCCAGCTCACCAGGGCGACCGCCGGCACGCCCGCGCAGGCCACCTTCCGCACCCACGAGCGGGTGCTGCGCCTGTTCGAGGGGTTCGAGCTGGTCGGCCCCGGACTCGTGCCCGTCCACGAGTGGACGGCCGGCGACGAGTCGGAGCCGGCGATCCCGCTGCTGGAGGGCAGGCCGGCGCTGTTGGTCGAGGGCGGCGTGGGCCGCCTGTCCGCGAACGGCGGCTGA
- a CDS encoding ArsR/SmtB family transcription factor codes for MNGSSDNHLTIDGCAVRVVDAPRVAAVRERMPVAEDLRGTAEVFGLLADPGRLRLLVALLDGELCVCDLAAVSGQSESAVSHALRLLRAHRVVSVRRAGRMAYYRLEDAHVRMLLDLAVAHTEHTHAEHTHALRPERDEDAR; via the coding sequence ATGAACGGGTCTTCAGATAATCATCTGACCATCGACGGGTGCGCCGTCCGGGTGGTGGACGCCCCGCGGGTGGCGGCGGTGCGGGAGCGGATGCCGGTCGCGGAGGACCTGCGGGGCACCGCGGAGGTGTTCGGGCTGCTGGCCGATCCGGGCAGGTTGCGGTTGCTGGTGGCGCTGCTCGACGGGGAACTGTGCGTGTGTGACCTGGCGGCGGTGAGCGGGCAGAGCGAGTCGGCCGTCTCCCACGCGCTGCGGCTGCTGCGGGCCCACCGGGTGGTGTCGGTCCGCCGCGCCGGCCGGATGGCGTACTACCGGCTGGAGGACGCGCACGTGCGCATGCTGCTGGACCTGGCGGTGGCCCACACCGAGCACACCCACGCCGAGCACACCCACGCCCTGCGACCCGAACGCGACGAGGACGCCCGCTGA
- a CDS encoding iron-containing redox enzyme family protein, translating into MRLPRPRGPITAALFARLATPPPAAMLPTGTPPAAVLPTGTPPAAVPAGGRGAPPGRSELADGDLQLALFACYELHYQGFDDVDDRWEWEPSLLATRAALERRLEDALAATVPRPPAVPPGEVRAALAELTRDDGPPLSAYLRREADLDVFREFVVHRSIYHLKEADPHTWAIPRLRGGPKAALVEIQADEYGGGRAERMHAELFATTMARLGLDASYGAYLDRVPGVTLAVSTVMSLFGLHRRLRGALAGHLAALEMTSSAPNRRYGDALRRLGGDRAASRFYDEHVQADAVHEQVAAHDLCAGLAAQDPSLTGDILYGAACALAVERLWAGHVLSRWRRGLSSLEPESGTRESMAARSA; encoded by the coding sequence ATGCGTCTGCCACGCCCGCGCGGCCCCATCACCGCCGCCCTGTTCGCCCGCCTCGCCACCCCGCCACCCGCCGCCATGCTGCCCACCGGGACGCCGCCCGCCGCCGTGCTGCCCACCGGGACGCCGCCCGCCGCCGTCCCCGCCGGCGGGCGAGGGGCGCCGCCCGGCCGCTCCGAGCTGGCCGACGGCGACCTGCAGCTCGCCCTCTTCGCCTGCTACGAGCTGCACTACCAGGGCTTCGACGACGTCGACGACCGCTGGGAGTGGGAGCCGTCGCTGCTGGCCACCCGCGCCGCCCTGGAACGGCGGCTGGAGGACGCGCTGGCCGCCACCGTCCCGAGGCCGCCGGCCGTCCCGCCCGGCGAGGTGCGCGCCGCGCTGGCCGAGCTGACGCGGGACGACGGCCCGCCGCTGTCGGCGTACCTCCGGCGTGAGGCCGACCTGGACGTCTTCCGCGAGTTCGTCGTGCACCGCTCGATCTACCACCTGAAGGAGGCCGACCCGCACACGTGGGCGATCCCGCGGCTGCGCGGCGGCCCGAAGGCGGCGCTGGTCGAGATCCAGGCCGACGAGTACGGCGGCGGCCGGGCGGAGCGCATGCACGCCGAGCTGTTCGCCACCACGATGGCCCGGCTCGGCCTGGACGCCTCCTATGGCGCCTACCTGGACCGGGTACCCGGCGTCACGCTGGCGGTGTCCACCGTGATGTCCCTGTTCGGGCTGCACCGGCGGCTGCGCGGGGCCCTGGCCGGGCACCTGGCGGCCCTGGAGATGACCTCGTCCGCGCCGAACCGCCGCTACGGCGACGCCCTGCGACGGCTCGGCGGCGACCGGGCGGCCAGCCGCTTCTACGACGAGCACGTGCAGGCCGACGCCGTGCACGAGCAGGTGGCGGCGCACGACCTGTGCGCGGGGCTCGCCGCCCAGGACCCGTCGCTCACGGGTGACATCCTGTACGGCGCCGCGTGCGCGCTGGCGGTCGAACGGCTCTGGGCCGGGCACGTCCTGTCCCGCTGGCGGCGCGGGCTCAGCTCCCTGGAGCCGGAGAGCGGGACCCGGGAGAGCATGGCGGCGAGGTCCGCGTGA
- a CDS encoding glycosyltransferase, with the protein MTDPAPDPDPDPGPALDLDYVLPLRWDDDGPGGGALDELTVYLRRLARHTSRVVVVDGSPDELFERHAASWRGLVVHVRPAADLRFANGKVNGVTTGLRLARADHVVIADDDVRYDRPALARMRALLDRAHLVRPQNHFEPLPWHARWDTARTLLNRSLASDYPGTFGVRRGFFLRMGGYDGDVLFENLELIRTVRAHGGTECRPAGLYVRRLPPEAGRFWSQRVRQAYDDLAQPARMAVFLAVLPAAALALLRRRYGLLAAGAGLTVALAEAGRRRAGGRRVFPWTASLFAPVWVLERAVCGWLALAAALRGGVPYAGRRLRRAAHSDRWLRAHAVRTPVPDARPRAERPAGRGPEPQRVTS; encoded by the coding sequence GTGACGGACCCCGCCCCGGACCCCGACCCCGACCCGGGCCCTGCCCTGGACCTGGACTACGTGCTGCCGCTGCGCTGGGACGACGACGGTCCCGGTGGCGGCGCCCTGGACGAGCTGACCGTCTACCTGCGACGGCTGGCCCGCCACACGTCGCGGGTGGTCGTGGTGGACGGCAGCCCTGACGAGCTGTTCGAGCGGCACGCCGCCAGCTGGCGCGGCCTGGTCGTGCACGTGCGGCCCGCCGCCGACCTGCGCTTCGCCAACGGCAAGGTGAACGGTGTGACGACGGGGCTGCGGCTGGCCCGCGCCGACCACGTGGTGATCGCCGACGACGACGTGCGCTACGACCGGCCGGCCCTGGCCAGGATGCGCGCGCTGCTGGACCGGGCGCACCTGGTCAGGCCGCAGAACCACTTCGAGCCGCTCCCGTGGCACGCCCGCTGGGACACCGCGCGCACGCTGCTGAACCGCAGCCTCGCCAGCGACTACCCCGGCACGTTCGGGGTGCGGCGCGGCTTCTTCCTGCGGATGGGCGGCTACGACGGCGACGTGCTGTTCGAGAACCTGGAGCTCATCCGCACGGTCCGCGCGCACGGCGGGACCGAGTGCCGCCCGGCCGGCCTGTACGTCCGGCGGCTGCCGCCCGAGGCGGGCCGGTTCTGGTCCCAGCGGGTCCGGCAGGCCTACGACGACTTGGCGCAGCCGGCCCGGATGGCGGTGTTCCTCGCGGTGCTGCCCGCCGCCGCGCTGGCGCTGCTGCGGCGCAGGTACGGCCTGCTCGCGGCGGGTGCGGGGCTGACCGTCGCCCTGGCGGAGGCCGGCCGGCGCAGGGCGGGCGGCCGGCGCGTGTTCCCGTGGACGGCGAGCCTGTTCGCGCCGGTGTGGGTGCTGGAGCGGGCCGTCTGCGGCTGGCTCGCGCTGGCGGCGGCGCTGCGCGGCGGCGTCCCGTACGCGGGCCGCCGCCTGCGCCGCGCAGCGCACTCGGACCGCTGGCTGCGCGCGCACGCCGTGCGGACGCCCGTCCCGGACGCCCGGCCGCGGGCGGAGCGGCCCGCCGGCCGGGGCCCGGAGCCTCAGCGCGTCACTTCGTGA
- a CDS encoding DUF4383 domain-containing protein, producing the protein MNTPRTSARSPVQLAALVVGAVFLLVGVLGFIPGITTGYGDMSFAGHRSEAMLLGVFQVSILHNIVHLLFGVAGILMARTWSGARAYLIAGGVIYLLLWLYGLLIDKDSAANFVPVNVADDWLHFVLGVGMVALGFLLSRRRTLTK; encoded by the coding sequence ATGAACACCCCGAGAACATCGGCGCGCTCGCCCGTGCAGCTCGCGGCCCTCGTCGTCGGCGCGGTGTTCCTGCTGGTCGGCGTGCTTGGCTTCATCCCAGGCATCACCACCGGCTACGGCGACATGAGCTTCGCCGGTCACCGCTCCGAGGCGATGCTGCTGGGCGTGTTCCAGGTCTCGATCCTGCACAACATCGTCCACCTGCTGTTCGGCGTCGCGGGCATCCTGATGGCACGCACGTGGAGCGGCGCCCGGGCCTACCTCATCGCAGGCGGCGTCATCTACCTGCTGCTGTGGCTCTACGGGCTGCTCATCGACAAGGACAGCGCGGCCAACTTCGTGCCGGTCAACGTGGCCGACGACTGGCTGCACTTCGTGCTCGGCGTCGGCATGGTCGCCCTGGGCTTCCTGCTGTCCCGTCGCCGGACGCTCACGAAGTGA
- a CDS encoding universal stress protein yields the protein MIIVGVDGSRAGLEAAGWAAGEAALRETPLRLVHAMPDWACKEEGSGRLAEVARWMREGGKTVLAAAEDRVRRERPKVAVETGLLPGDPRAALIEASRDAELVVVGDHGMGGVRGLLVGSVALGVAGHAECDVVLVRELPVSPRDEVVAGVDGSATTGRVLDFAFREAELRGLTLRAVHAWSLPQAGGILPPAGDGEQDEVLLLKERLAAHRERHPGVQVIEEVVHGHPVAVLREAAAGAELLVVGSRGYGTLKGMVLGSVSQAMVHHAPCPLAVVKR from the coding sequence ATGATCATCGTTGGTGTCGACGGCTCGCGGGCCGGGCTGGAGGCCGCCGGGTGGGCGGCCGGGGAGGCGGCGCTGCGCGAGACGCCGCTGCGGCTGGTCCACGCCATGCCCGACTGGGCGTGCAAGGAGGAAGGCTCCGGCCGCCTGGCGGAGGTGGCCCGGTGGATGCGGGAGGGCGGCAAGACCGTGCTCGCCGCCGCCGAGGACCGGGTCCGCCGTGAGCGGCCCAAGGTGGCCGTCGAGACGGGCCTACTGCCCGGTGACCCGCGTGCCGCGCTGATCGAGGCGTCCAGGGACGCCGAGCTGGTGGTGGTCGGCGACCACGGCATGGGCGGGGTGCGCGGTCTGCTGGTCGGGTCGGTGGCCCTCGGCGTGGCCGGACACGCCGAGTGCGACGTCGTGCTGGTCCGCGAGCTGCCCGTCTCGCCGCGCGACGAGGTGGTGGCCGGTGTCGACGGCTCTGCCACGACCGGCCGGGTGCTGGACTTCGCCTTCCGCGAGGCCGAGCTGCGCGGGCTGACGCTGCGGGCGGTGCACGCCTGGTCCCTGCCGCAGGCGGGCGGGATCCTGCCACCCGCCGGAGACGGGGAGCAGGACGAGGTGCTGCTGCTGAAGGAGCGGCTCGCCGCGCACCGCGAACGCCACCCCGGCGTCCAGGTCATCGAGGAGGTCGTGCACGGCCACCCCGTCGCGGTGCTCCGGGAGGCCGCCGCCGGTGCGGAGCTGCTCGTGGTCGGGTCGCGGGGCTACGGCACCCTCAAGGGCATGGTCCTCGGCTCGGTCAGCCAGGCCATGGTGCACCACGCCCCGTGCCCGCTGGCCGTGGTGAAACGGTGA
- a CDS encoding cation diffusion facilitator family transporter, which translates to MGAGHGHGHGHAGARHRWRLAVAFALVGCFFVVELVYGLLSGSLALLSDAGHMAADVVTLGAALVATRIAARPDTTGRRTYGSYRAEVFASLLAVAMMLGVAVYVVAEAIGRIGSEASVASRPMLVVGAAGLAVNVVALLMLRAGAEESLNVKGAYMEVVADTAGSVGVIVAGWLVAVTGDPLWDTLVALGIGTFVAVRALSLGRQVFAVLGQHVPAGMDAAAVAADLTAIEGVRDVHDLHLWTLTSGMHVATAHLVTAERADNHAVLDRARDVLRHHHGVAHATLQVEPADHKGCDELDW; encoded by the coding sequence ATGGGGGCGGGGCACGGACACGGGCACGGACACGCCGGAGCCCGGCACCGGTGGCGGCTGGCGGTCGCGTTCGCGCTGGTCGGCTGCTTCTTCGTGGTGGAGCTGGTGTACGGCCTGCTGTCGGGGTCGCTGGCGCTGCTGTCGGACGCCGGGCACATGGCGGCCGACGTGGTGACCCTGGGCGCGGCGCTGGTGGCGACGCGCATCGCGGCCCGTCCCGACACGACGGGGCGGCGGACGTACGGGTCCTACCGGGCCGAGGTGTTCGCCTCGCTGCTGGCCGTGGCCATGATGCTGGGCGTCGCGGTGTACGTGGTGGCGGAGGCGATCGGGCGGATCGGCTCCGAGGCGAGCGTCGCCTCCCGTCCGATGCTCGTCGTGGGCGCCGCCGGCCTGGCCGTCAACGTGGTGGCGCTGCTGATGTTGCGCGCGGGGGCCGAGGAGAGCCTGAACGTCAAGGGCGCCTACATGGAGGTGGTGGCCGACACGGCGGGCTCGGTCGGCGTCATCGTGGCCGGCTGGCTGGTCGCCGTCACCGGCGACCCGCTCTGGGACACGCTGGTCGCCCTGGGCATCGGGACGTTCGTCGCCGTGCGCGCGCTGTCGCTGGGGCGCCAGGTCTTCGCGGTGCTCGGCCAGCACGTGCCGGCCGGGATGGACGCGGCGGCCGTGGCCGCCGACCTCACGGCCATCGAGGGGGTCCGCGACGTGCACGACCTGCACCTGTGGACGCTGACGTCCGGCATGCACGTGGCGACCGCACACCTGGTGACGGCCGAACGCGCCGACAACCACGCGGTGCTGGACCGGGCCCGCGACGTGTTGCGCCACCACCACGGCGTCGCCCACGCCACCCTCCAGGTCGAGCCGGCCGACCACAAGGGCTGCGACGAGCTCGACTGGTGA
- a CDS encoding class I SAM-dependent DNA methyltransferase translates to MAPAFDAAAYGRGIADIYDATVRDLPTEAAVNRLHELAGDGPVLEFGIGTGRLALPLLERGVAVAGIDGSPEMVEVLRSKPGGEHVPVAVGDFATTRVGGRFTLVALTTNTIFALPSQEAQVSCFRNAAHHLEPGGRFVVEAWVPDLASFVNGQALRLLAMSEDSVTAEAVRLSPARQMMHTTRIRMTADGVRLLPANHRYAWPAELDLMARLAGMALEHRWAGWTGAPFDDTSRAHVSVYRLPEEV, encoded by the coding sequence ATGGCGCCTGCGTTCGACGCCGCCGCCTACGGGCGGGGCATCGCCGACATCTACGACGCGACGGTCCGCGACCTGCCCACCGAGGCGGCCGTGAACCGGCTGCACGAGCTCGCGGGGGACGGGCCGGTGCTGGAGTTCGGCATCGGCACCGGCCGGTTGGCGCTGCCCCTGCTGGAACGGGGCGTGGCCGTGGCGGGCATCGACGGCTCGCCGGAGATGGTGGAGGTGCTGCGGTCCAAGCCGGGGGGCGAGCACGTCCCCGTCGCCGTGGGCGACTTCGCCACGACGAGGGTGGGGGGCCGGTTCACGCTGGTGGCCCTCACCACGAACACGATCTTCGCGCTGCCGTCCCAGGAGGCGCAGGTGTCGTGCTTCCGCAACGCCGCGCACCACCTGGAACCCGGGGGCAGGTTCGTGGTGGAGGCGTGGGTGCCGGACCTGGCGTCGTTCGTGAACGGCCAGGCGCTGCGGCTGCTCGCGATGTCGGAGGACTCGGTCACGGCGGAGGCGGTCCGGCTGTCACCGGCGCGGCAGATGATGCACACGACGAGGATCAGGATGACCGCCGACGGGGTGCGGCTGCTGCCCGCGAACCACCGCTACGCCTGGCCGGCCGAACTGGACCTGATGGCCCGCCTGGCGGGGATGGCGCTGGAGCACCGCTGGGCCGGCTGGACGGGCGCGCCGTTCGACGACACCAGCCGGGCGCACGTGTCGGTGTACCGGCTGCCGGAGGAGGTCTGA
- a CDS encoding response regulator has translation MIRVFLVDDHEVVRRGVAALLGSEDDIEVIGEAGTAESAIARIPALKPDVAVLDVRLPDGNGVDVCREARSRLPGLACLMLTSFADDDALFDAVMAGASGYVLKQIHGSDLIGAVRTVAAGQSLLDPQTTAAMLQRLRDHAVKQDPLAALSEQERHILDLIGEGLTNRQIGERLFLAEKTVKNYVSNLLAKLNMQRRTQAAALSARLRVDRRE, from the coding sequence ATGATTCGTGTGTTCCTCGTCGATGATCATGAGGTGGTGCGGCGGGGCGTGGCGGCCCTGCTCGGCTCCGAGGACGACATCGAGGTGATCGGCGAGGCCGGCACCGCCGAGTCGGCGATCGCCCGCATCCCGGCGCTGAAGCCCGACGTCGCGGTGCTCGACGTGCGGTTGCCCGACGGCAACGGCGTCGACGTGTGCCGCGAGGCCCGCTCACGGCTGCCCGGGCTGGCCTGCCTCATGCTGACCTCCTTCGCTGACGACGACGCGCTGTTCGACGCGGTGATGGCGGGCGCCTCCGGCTACGTGCTCAAGCAGATCCACGGCTCCGACCTGATCGGCGCGGTGCGCACGGTCGCCGCCGGGCAGTCGCTGCTCGACCCGCAGACCACCGCGGCGATGCTGCAGCGGCTGCGCGACCACGCCGTCAAGCAGGACCCCCTCGCCGCGCTGTCGGAGCAGGAACGCCACATCCTCGACCTCATCGGCGAGGGCCTGACCAACCGGCAGATCGGCGAGCGGCTGTTCCTCGCCGAGAAGACGGTCAAGAACTACGTGTCCAACCTGCTGGCCAAGCTCAACATGCAGCGCCGCACCCAGGCCGCCGCACTGTCGGCGCGGCTGCGGGTAGATCGGCGCGAATGA
- the mmsB gene encoding multiple monosaccharide ABC transporter permease — protein MSSSTTPANVEVGPAGTPGERRPPGRLNLGPLSVNIRQSGIYIAFALIVLLFSVLTDGALLQPQNISNIIVQNSYILILAIGMILVIIAGHIDLSVGSVVAVTGAVSAVLMVNYGVPWPAALLLTMVVGGLIGAWQGFWIAHFGIPSFIVTLAGMLLFRALTLTVLGNQGIGPFPDAVRTLSNGFTDGYLGNVGLGPLGGADLFSLLVGLIAVAGMAAAQWRTRAARAGYGQSVDPLPMFALKLAASALLIMAVVVQLARFRNLPWVLVLLAVLVLGYSLLANRSVFGRRIYAVGGNLQAAVLSGVKVKSVVFWIFVNMGVLASLAGIIFAGRLNQAGPTAGNSFELDAIAAAFIGGAAVQGGVGKVVGAITGGLIMGVINNGMSLIGSPSERVMLVKGAVLLAAVAFDVWTKRRAGAAGR, from the coding sequence ATGAGCAGCAGCACGACCCCCGCCAACGTCGAGGTGGGCCCGGCCGGGACGCCCGGGGAGCGGCGCCCGCCCGGCAGGCTGAACCTCGGACCCCTGTCCGTCAACATCCGGCAGAGCGGCATCTACATCGCCTTCGCCCTGATCGTCCTGTTGTTCTCGGTGCTGACCGACGGCGCCCTGCTGCAGCCGCAGAACATCTCCAACATCATCGTCCAGAACTCCTACATCCTCATCCTCGCCATCGGCATGATCCTCGTCATCATCGCCGGGCACATCGACCTGTCCGTGGGCTCGGTGGTCGCCGTGACGGGCGCGGTGTCGGCCGTGCTGATGGTGAACTACGGCGTGCCGTGGCCGGCCGCGCTGCTGCTCACGATGGTGGTGGGCGGCCTGATCGGGGCCTGGCAGGGGTTCTGGATCGCCCACTTCGGCATCCCGTCGTTCATCGTCACGCTGGCGGGCATGCTGCTGTTCCGGGCGCTGACGCTGACCGTGCTCGGCAACCAGGGCATCGGCCCGTTCCCCGACGCGGTGCGGACCCTGTCCAACGGCTTCACCGACGGCTACCTCGGCAACGTCGGCCTCGGCCCGCTGGGCGGCGCCGACCTGTTCAGCCTGCTGGTCGGCCTCATCGCGGTGGCCGGGATGGCGGCGGCGCAGTGGCGCACCCGCGCGGCGCGGGCCGGGTACGGCCAGTCGGTCGACCCGCTGCCGATGTTCGCGCTCAAGCTGGCCGCCTCGGCCCTCCTGATCATGGCCGTGGTGGTGCAGCTCGCCAGGTTCCGCAACCTGCCGTGGGTGCTGGTGCTGCTGGCCGTGCTGGTGCTCGGCTACTCGCTGCTGGCCAACCGGTCGGTGTTCGGCCGCCGGATCTACGCGGTCGGCGGCAACCTGCAGGCGGCGGTCCTGTCGGGCGTCAAGGTCAAGTCCGTGGTGTTCTGGATCTTCGTCAACATGGGCGTGCTGGCCTCGCTGGCCGGCATCATCTTCGCCGGCCGGCTCAACCAGGCGGGGCCCACGGCGGGCAACTCCTTCGAGCTGGACGCGATCGCGGCGGCGTTCATCGGCGGCGCGGCCGTGCAGGGCGGCGTCGGCAAGGTGGTCGGCGCGATCACCGGCGGTCTCATCATGGGCGTGATCAACAACGGCATGTCGCTGATCGGCTCGCCGAGCGAGCGGGTCATGCTGGTCAAGGGCGCCGTGCTGCTGGCGGCGGTCGCCTTCGACGTGTGGACCAAGCGGCGGGCGGGCGCGGCCGGCCGCTGA
- a CDS encoding pyridoxamine 5'-phosphate oxidase family protein, whose translation MPIDSSGLQVLSREECLGLLASTPIGRIVFTDRALPAVQPVTFRLDGERVVIRTAAGSKLAAATRQAVVAFEVDEFDPEERTGWSVTAVGHARAVCDPDEIERLAALPLTAWAPGERDHFIVVDVEQVTGRQIRSARSNGARSPRTRES comes from the coding sequence ATGCCGATCGATTCGTCCGGACTGCAGGTGCTCTCCCGAGAGGAGTGCCTGGGGCTGCTGGCGTCCACGCCGATCGGGCGGATCGTGTTCACCGATCGCGCCCTGCCCGCGGTGCAGCCGGTCACCTTCCGCCTCGACGGCGAGAGGGTCGTGATCCGCACCGCCGCCGGCTCCAAGCTCGCCGCAGCCACCCGGCAAGCCGTCGTGGCCTTCGAGGTCGACGAGTTCGACCCGGAGGAGCGCACCGGCTGGTCGGTGACCGCCGTCGGCCACGCGCGGGCCGTGTGCGACCCCGACGAGATCGAACGGCTGGCGGCGCTGCCGCTGACCGCGTGGGCTCCGGGCGAGCGCGACCACTTCATCGTGGTGGACGTCGAGCAGGTGACCGGCCGGCAGATCAGATCGGCGCGCTCCAACGGAGCGCGGTCCCCCCGGACTCGGGAGAGCTGA
- a CDS encoding CAP domain-containing protein produces MRRPLGLLACLMSVAAVSAPVATAHAASAPQAECRLTIAAPNVAATGRMQVSADRLDCGNRALVRVRVLRAVPGPDRVVRSGAKRIRDGRVTMTLPCAPGVYYATATDYRGQSAKSKAVRLSCSPAGTPTPTPTTSPTATPTAAPTATATPKPTATPTSSTPPAGGVGTAEENEVVRLTNAERAKGGCQPLKHDAQLRKAAFGHSSDMATQNYFSHTSKDGRTFMDRIRGAGFAGGSAFAENIAMGQQTPSAVVTAWMNSSGHKANIMNCKYTVIGVGAAKNAKGQIYWTQNFAAR; encoded by the coding sequence ATGCGTAGACCCCTTGGGTTACTCGCGTGCCTCATGAGCGTGGCGGCCGTCTCCGCGCCCGTCGCCACCGCCCATGCGGCGTCGGCCCCGCAGGCGGAGTGCCGCCTGACGATCGCCGCGCCGAACGTCGCCGCCACCGGCAGGATGCAGGTCTCCGCCGACCGGCTCGACTGCGGCAACCGCGCCCTGGTCCGCGTCCGCGTCCTGCGGGCCGTTCCCGGACCCGACCGGGTCGTCCGGAGCGGCGCCAAGCGCATCCGCGACGGCCGGGTGACCATGACGCTGCCGTGCGCGCCCGGCGTCTACTACGCCACCGCCACCGACTACCGCGGCCAGTCCGCCAAGTCGAAGGCCGTCCGCCTGTCCTGCTCCCCCGCGGGCACCCCCACTCCCACCCCCACCACCTCCCCGACGGCGACCCCCACGGCCGCCCCCACCGCGACGGCGACCCCGAAGCCGACCGCCACGCCGACCTCCAGCACGCCGCCCGCCGGCGGCGTCGGCACCGCCGAGGAGAACGAGGTCGTCCGGCTCACCAACGCCGAGCGGGCCAAGGGCGGCTGCCAGCCGCTCAAGCACGACGCCCAGCTCCGCAAGGCCGCCTTCGGCCACTCCTCGGACATGGCGACCCAGAACTACTTCAGCCACACGTCCAAGGACGGCCGTACGTTCATGGACCGCATCCGGGGAGCCGGCTTCGCGGGCGGCTCGGCCTTCGCCGAGAACATCGCCATGGGCCAGCAGACCCCGTCGGCCGTGGTCACCGCCTGGATGAACAGCTCCGGCCACAAGGCCAACATCATGAACTGCAAGTACACCGTCATCGGTGTCGGCGCGGCCAAGAACGCCAAGGGCCAGATCTACTGGACCCAGAACTTCGCCGCCCGCTAG